GGTGTTCCTAGAAAAGGGGGGGTCACACTTCTACGCCTTCTGCGGGCGCCTCATTTCACATACCTAAAATCGGACTCCTTCAGCTTTGAGTAGGAATGGTCATCCTCTACCACTTCTAGTCTTCCCTTGCCCAAGGGCATGGACGAAATCAGCTCGTCACAAACACTCATGGGGGTGGTTTTATCCCTAGACCCATGCACAATTATTACGTATGGGAATGAGGACAAGTCGGTTTCTAAGTTATGCGTGAATTTCTGGAATGTCTTCACAGAAGGGGACACAAGAACCTGTGGAGAGGGGTTACAATGGGTTGGCAAAAGTGAGCAGCCACGTAGGAAGGGACACCCGCAATCGTAGCAACCGAAGCCAAGAAGCCGCGGCTATGCTCAACGAAAACGCGCCATGGCGTCTACACACAGAGGGGGCGAAttggggggtggggggcGTATTTTTCGCCCCAGTTTAGTTGCCCTTACGAGAGGCTTCTTCCCATTCTTGTAGTTCAGATTCATAGCTACCACTGCCCCGAAGTATGTCCCAACAATCACATCGGGGTTATACATCTTCACCTTCTGCTCCGCTTGCTTAATCGACTTTTTCATTATGTAGTACAGAATTAAATGGGACCCGATGAAATATATGACTACGACAATGACGATCTGCAGGTGGAGAGTAAATGGTTTCGATAAGTGAGACGAGCAGCAGAGAAGGGGGGTAGAAGGGAGGAGGCTTCCCTTTTGCAATTTGTTTCCCGGATTCGCCCGCCTCAAGGGTTCTTTGGTCACACATAGGTACATGTGCCCCTACACACACAACGGCATCGCTTTGCCCACTCACCGACAAAGCCACAGTTAtcgaaaaaaacaccaaatCTGAAAATTGGTAGGacacataaatattaaaCAGCATGACGCACACGGTGAAGAGAAGAAACAGAATGAAGGAGCTGATGCTGCGCTTCTGATTTATGCTGGCC
This sequence is a window from Plasmodium cynomolgi strain B DNA, chromosome 3, whole genome shotgun sequence. Protein-coding genes within it:
- a CDS encoding hypothetical protein (putative) — encoded protein: MKENIKTLYIHGFHVFGESRKKKLIEKAVGKKNLMVASINQKRSISSFILFLLFTVCVMLFNIYVSYQFSDLVFFSITVALSIVIVVVIYFIGSHLILYYIMKKSIKQAEQKVKMYNPDVIVGTYFGAVVAMNLNYKNGKKPLTFQKFTHNLETDLSSFPYVIIVHGSRDKTTPMSVCDELISSMPLGKGRLEVVEDDHSYSKLKESDFRSWIKEAKYKPSTSIVHVAKKLKDEHIGQKIRISSENLSEASSFENDNAGEADPLV